Proteins from one Rosa chinensis cultivar Old Blush chromosome 7, RchiOBHm-V2, whole genome shotgun sequence genomic window:
- the LOC112178406 gene encoding acetylglutamate kinase, chloroplastic, whose product MLASKTHPCPSLISFPPSPTPHNLPNTLTFFCPKCPPHSHSLSIKAQHPAHTTPGQLRVDILSESLPFIQKFRGKTIVVKYGGAAMKDETLQATVVRDLFLLACVGLRPILVHGSGPEINLWLKRLNIEVNFHDGLRVTDAPTMEIISMFLAGKVNKHLVSLINREGVKAIDLCGSDGELITARPAPNAPKLGFVGEVARMDLSILRSIVDDGHIPVIASEW is encoded by the coding sequence ATGTTGGCTTCTAAAACCCACCCTTGTCCATCTCTGATCTCATTCCCTCCTTCCCCAACACCCCACAACCTCCCCAACACCCTCACCTTCTTCTGCCCCAAATGTCCACCGCACTCACACTCACTCTCAATCAAAGCCCAACACCCGGCTCATACCACTCCAGGTCAGCTCCGGGTCGACATTCTCTCCGAATCACTACCCTTCATCCAGAAATTCCGAGGCAAAACCATCGTCGTCAAGTACGGCGGCGCCGCCATGAAGGACGAGACCCTCCAGGCCACCGTCGTCAGAGACCTCTTCCTCCTCGCCTGCGTCGGCCTCCGCCCCATCTTGGTCCACGGCAGCGGCCCCGAGATCAACCTCTGGCTCAAGCGcctcaacattgaggtcaactTCCACGACGGCCTTCGTGTCACCGACGCGCCCACCATGGAGATCATCTCTATGTTCTTGGCCGGCAAAGTCAACAAGCATTTGGTCTCCTTGATCAACCGAGAAGGAGTCAAGGCCATCGACCTCTGCGGCTCCGACGGCGAGCTCATCACCGCCCGCCCCGCCCCCAACGCCCCCAAGTTAGGGTTTGTCGGCGAGGTGGCGCGCATGGACCTCTCAATTCTCCGGTCGATCGTGGACGACGGTCACATTCCGGTGATTGCGTCGGAGTGGTAG